A single genomic interval of Stieleria maiorica harbors:
- a CDS encoding DUF3987 domain-containing protein: MDSITTAKQFIDAGFNVLPLQLDGSKAPIGAWKPYQARFASEHEIDHWFGTEQCGIGVVAGAISGNLHVIDFDHDAEKHFAQFWADVQNQLPGITEKLLAIATPRPGRQVWFRQSSPPPASQILAYSEPLPAGDTDSERQPILQPQVTIETRGTGGYACAPGTPSATHKSGRPYQLVHGCVDNLPTLSDDEAETILAICRSYSRFTPQQVQAKPGSKYQGEPRPGDVYNQQTELRQLLLDAGWKPHHRDDEGTEYLTRPGKEIRDGFSASLGRIRSDDNKPLLYVFSSNATPFQPQTCYDAFACYALLHHRADFGAAAASVRVRYAEQVQNAQQQYHATVAKQLPEPGAYQPFPTKLFPDVVQSYVTEHAAAINIDPAYVGLPMLSVLAGLIGQSRRLQVKRGFEQPSIVWAVTIGDVACGKTPGWEAATAPAERIESALHAMMQQRDADYQEQLDAYETAKAGGDTSATKPTREKDTEQLTINDATMETLIDIHSNNPKLLLACDELAAWLRSMDQYRQGKGRDVENWLSIYNGGGIQVNRKTDGYRAYLRRTSISVCGTIQPGVAAETLFTDRFIENGFAARVLSASPPSEIVRWSDREVPQETDDAMHRLAEQLYALPMESCGETLRPLLLPCSDAAKRAFIRWTDDAADHAEPLSKSLRDNWLKLRPLAGRFALILSIVKQLLHRPDGQAMQAIDQESMRSGIELAWWFGREFERNYEGDEQAELKEHLQWIRNKHPRGLDARMLVAGRRSIKKADDARIVMQKLAESGYGRIEGSQFIALPMTT; this comes from the coding sequence ATGGATTCTATCACGACTGCAAAACAATTCATTGACGCCGGATTCAACGTTCTGCCGTTACAGCTCGACGGGTCCAAAGCACCCATCGGAGCCTGGAAACCGTACCAAGCCCGGTTCGCATCCGAACATGAAATCGACCATTGGTTCGGAACAGAACAGTGCGGAATTGGCGTCGTCGCGGGCGCGATCAGTGGGAATCTCCACGTGATTGATTTCGACCACGACGCAGAAAAGCACTTTGCACAATTCTGGGCTGACGTTCAGAACCAACTACCTGGAATCACCGAAAAGTTACTCGCCATCGCTACGCCGCGACCAGGAAGGCAGGTTTGGTTTCGCCAGTCATCCCCGCCGCCTGCCTCTCAGATTCTGGCTTACAGCGAGCCGTTGCCGGCCGGGGACACCGACTCGGAACGACAGCCGATTCTCCAACCGCAGGTGACGATCGAAACACGCGGCACTGGAGGCTACGCTTGTGCTCCGGGAACCCCATCTGCAACACACAAGTCCGGGCGGCCTTATCAGTTGGTACACGGCTGCGTCGACAATCTACCGACATTGAGTGACGACGAAGCTGAAACCATCCTCGCCATCTGCCGCAGCTATTCCCGATTTACACCCCAACAGGTACAGGCCAAACCGGGATCGAAATACCAAGGGGAGCCTCGACCGGGGGACGTTTACAATCAGCAGACCGAACTGCGGCAACTGCTGCTTGACGCGGGATGGAAGCCACATCACCGGGATGACGAAGGGACGGAGTACTTGACCCGACCGGGCAAGGAGATCAGAGACGGGTTTTCAGCAAGTCTGGGCCGCATCCGAAGCGATGACAACAAACCGCTACTGTACGTTTTCAGCAGCAATGCCACGCCGTTCCAGCCACAAACCTGCTATGACGCATTCGCATGCTATGCCCTGCTCCACCATCGAGCAGATTTTGGTGCGGCTGCCGCTTCAGTTCGCGTTCGCTATGCCGAGCAGGTGCAGAATGCACAGCAGCAGTACCACGCGACCGTCGCGAAACAACTCCCAGAACCGGGAGCCTACCAGCCGTTCCCCACGAAGCTGTTTCCCGATGTCGTGCAGTCCTACGTCACCGAACATGCCGCGGCGATCAACATTGACCCCGCCTATGTCGGGCTGCCGATGCTTTCTGTGTTGGCCGGCCTGATCGGACAGTCTCGCCGCCTGCAGGTGAAGCGGGGTTTCGAGCAGCCCAGCATTGTTTGGGCTGTCACGATCGGCGATGTGGCCTGCGGAAAGACGCCGGGATGGGAAGCCGCAACGGCGCCAGCCGAGCGAATTGAATCTGCCCTGCATGCCATGATGCAGCAGCGAGACGCAGACTACCAAGAACAGTTGGACGCCTACGAAACGGCCAAAGCAGGCGGGGACACTTCAGCAACGAAGCCAACCAGAGAAAAAGATACCGAGCAGCTGACCATCAACGATGCGACGATGGAAACCTTGATCGACATCCACAGCAACAACCCGAAGTTGCTTTTGGCCTGCGATGAACTGGCCGCTTGGCTTCGAAGCATGGACCAGTACCGACAGGGGAAAGGACGAGACGTTGAAAACTGGCTGAGCATCTACAACGGGGGCGGCATTCAGGTGAACCGAAAGACCGACGGGTACCGAGCCTACCTGAGGCGAACCAGCATCAGCGTCTGCGGCACCATCCAGCCCGGTGTAGCCGCAGAAACACTGTTCACTGATCGATTCATCGAGAACGGGTTTGCAGCCCGTGTGCTATCGGCCAGCCCGCCCAGCGAGATCGTTCGATGGTCCGACCGGGAAGTGCCACAGGAAACCGACGACGCGATGCACCGCCTTGCCGAGCAGCTTTACGCCCTGCCGATGGAATCCTGCGGTGAAACGCTGCGGCCACTTTTGCTGCCCTGCAGCGATGCGGCAAAACGGGCATTTATCCGGTGGACCGACGACGCAGCCGACCACGCCGAACCGCTGTCAAAATCGCTGCGGGACAATTGGCTGAAACTGCGCCCGCTGGCGGGACGTTTCGCACTGATTCTGTCCATCGTCAAACAGTTGCTACACCGCCCCGACGGGCAGGCGATGCAGGCGATTGATCAGGAAAGCATGCGGTCTGGCATTGAGCTGGCATGGTGGTTTGGCCGCGAATTCGAACGCAACTACGAGGGTGATGAGCAGGCAGAATTGAAAGAGCACCTGCAGTGGATCCGGAACAAGCATCCGCGAGGACTGGATGCCCGCATGTTGGTCGCCGGTCGCCGATCCATCAAGAAGGCCGATGATGCCCGAATCGTGATGCAGAAACTCGCTGAATCTGGATACGGGCGCATCGAGGGCAGCCAATTCATCGCGTTGCCAATGACCACTTAA
- a CDS encoding class I SAM-dependent DNA methyltransferase, translating into MGKKKAKDAKQAANLGFEAKLWLAADKLRNNMDAAEYKHVVLGLIFLKYISDAFEELHQKLIAGEREYEGADPEDADEYRAENVFWVPPEARWQHVQDNAKQPTIGKLIDEAMDAIERDNPKLKGMLTKNYARPALDKQRLGELIDLIGTIGLGDAENRSKDILGRVYEYFLSQFASAEGKKGGQFYTPSCVVRTLVEMLAPFQGRVYDPACGSGGMFVQSEKFVEHHGGRIGDIAIYGQESNPTTRRLAMMNLAIRGIDGDIGKEHADTFRRDLHPDLKADFVIANPPFNDSDWYRKDDDVRWKFGTPPKGNANFAWVQHFIHHLAPGADAGKQNGRKRGDTASPPPGGFAGFVLANGSMSSNQSGEGDIRKAIVEADLVDCMVALPGQLFYSTQIPVCLWFLSRNKNDGRRRDRRGETLFIDARKLGKMIDRVHRELTDEEVQRLADTYHAWRGDLEFCNLESKLEGYEDIPGFCKSATKDEIAEHGYVLTPGRYVDAEAVEEDDEPFDDKMSRLVGELNEQFAESAKLEAAIRSNLEGLGYGG; encoded by the coding sequence ATGGGTAAGAAGAAGGCGAAGGACGCCAAGCAGGCGGCGAATTTGGGGTTTGAAGCCAAGTTGTGGCTGGCGGCGGATAAGCTGCGGAACAACATGGACGCCGCCGAATACAAGCACGTCGTGCTGGGGCTGATCTTCCTGAAGTACATCAGCGACGCGTTCGAGGAACTGCACCAAAAGCTGATCGCCGGCGAGAGGGAGTACGAAGGCGCCGATCCGGAGGACGCGGACGAGTATCGGGCCGAGAACGTGTTTTGGGTGCCCCCGGAAGCTCGCTGGCAACACGTCCAGGACAACGCCAAACAGCCCACGATCGGCAAGCTGATCGACGAGGCGATGGATGCGATCGAGCGGGACAATCCCAAGCTGAAGGGGATGCTGACGAAGAACTACGCCCGGCCGGCGCTCGACAAACAGCGTCTGGGCGAGTTGATCGACCTGATCGGCACGATCGGTCTGGGCGACGCCGAAAACCGCTCCAAGGACATCCTGGGCCGCGTCTACGAGTATTTTTTGAGCCAGTTCGCATCGGCCGAGGGCAAGAAGGGCGGCCAGTTTTACACGCCCAGCTGCGTGGTGCGAACGTTGGTCGAGATGCTGGCTCCCTTCCAAGGCCGCGTGTACGACCCGGCTTGTGGGTCCGGTGGGATGTTCGTCCAGAGCGAGAAGTTCGTGGAGCACCACGGCGGCCGGATCGGTGACATCGCGATCTACGGCCAGGAGTCGAATCCGACGACGCGACGGCTGGCGATGATGAATCTGGCGATCCGCGGGATCGACGGCGACATCGGCAAGGAGCACGCCGACACGTTCCGCCGGGACTTGCACCCAGACTTGAAGGCCGATTTCGTGATCGCCAATCCGCCGTTTAACGATTCGGACTGGTACCGCAAAGACGATGACGTGCGTTGGAAGTTCGGCACACCGCCCAAGGGCAACGCCAACTTCGCGTGGGTCCAGCACTTCATCCACCACTTGGCGCCCGGTGCGGACGCTGGGAAGCAGAACGGACGAAAGCGAGGTGACACCGCGTCACCTCCGCCGGGCGGTTTTGCCGGGTTCGTGCTGGCCAACGGCAGCATGTCATCGAATCAATCGGGCGAAGGTGACATCCGCAAGGCGATCGTGGAAGCGGATTTGGTGGACTGCATGGTCGCATTGCCGGGGCAGTTGTTCTACAGCACTCAGATACCCGTATGCCTGTGGTTCCTGTCGCGGAACAAGAACGACGGCCGCCGCCGGGACCGCCGCGGTGAGACGTTGTTCATCGACGCCCGGAAGCTCGGCAAGATGATCGACCGGGTCCACCGGGAGCTGACCGACGAAGAAGTCCAGCGGCTCGCCGACACCTATCACGCTTGGCGGGGCGACCTGGAGTTTTGCAATCTGGAATCGAAGCTCGAAGGGTACGAGGACATCCCTGGCTTCTGCAAATCAGCGACGAAGGACGAGATCGCCGAGCACGGGTACGTGCTGACACCGGGTCGCTACGTCGACGCCGAAGCGGTTGAAGAAGACGACGAGCCGTTCGATGACAAGATGTCACGACTGGTCGGCGAACTAAACGAGCAGTTTGCAGAGTCGGCAAAGCTGGAAGCCGCGATCCGGTCCAATTTGGAGGGACTGGGCTATGGCGGCTGA
- a CDS encoding restriction endonuclease subunit S codes for MAAEIIEKSLHLPVGNELIPPHWKWYRLDDTCENVFDCPHSTPKKANVGPLMARTQDIMTGVFRVEQAQTVSEATYAERIKRAEPSRGDLMYSREGTYFGIAAEVPPATRVCLGQRMVLIRPNPELVDFRFLRHWLNSPVMAAHIHGYRDGSVAERLNLPTIRALPTLIPPLQEQRAIASILGTLDDKIELNRRMNETLESMARAIFKSWFVDFDPVRAKMDGRQPTGMDADTASLFPDSLEHVDGIAFPAKWKLCPVSEAIEVNPKRRLAKGQMAPYLDMKSMPTGGHHPTEWISREFNSGTRFINGDTLLARITPCLENGKTAFVDFLAEDEIGWGSTEYIVLRSRPPLPLGFSYYLARSDEFRTHAINNMTGSSGRQRVPTDCFHQFLLSVPDQAVSDAFGKTIAPSMERIKANCEESRTLAALRDTLLPKLLSGEIRVGEAEQSFADSLSVASAPS; via the coding sequence ATGGCGGCTGAGATCATTGAGAAATCACTCCATCTCCCAGTCGGCAACGAACTCATTCCGCCACACTGGAAGTGGTATCGGCTAGACGATACCTGCGAGAACGTATTTGATTGCCCTCACTCGACACCGAAGAAGGCGAACGTCGGCCCACTGATGGCACGCACACAAGACATCATGACTGGCGTATTTCGAGTGGAACAGGCACAAACTGTTTCCGAAGCAACATATGCGGAACGAATCAAACGAGCTGAGCCAAGTCGGGGCGATTTAATGTACAGTCGAGAGGGCACTTACTTCGGAATCGCTGCCGAGGTCCCACCGGCCACGCGAGTCTGCCTCGGACAGCGGATGGTCCTGATCCGTCCAAATCCGGAACTGGTTGATTTTCGCTTTTTGCGTCACTGGCTAAATTCGCCAGTGATGGCAGCACACATTCACGGCTATCGAGATGGTTCCGTTGCTGAGCGTCTCAATCTTCCGACGATCCGCGCTTTGCCAACGCTTATTCCTCCGCTGCAAGAGCAACGCGCCATCGCGTCAATCCTCGGCACTCTCGACGACAAGATCGAGTTGAACCGTCGGATGAACGAAACGTTGGAGTCGATGGCTCGGGCGATCTTCAAGAGTTGGTTCGTCGATTTCGACCCGGTCCGGGCGAAGATGGACGGTCGCCAGCCCACCGGCATGGACGCTGACACCGCGTCACTCTTCCCCGATTCGTTGGAGCATGTGGATGGGATTGCGTTTCCTGCCAAATGGAAACTGTGCCCGGTTTCGGAAGCGATCGAGGTAAACCCGAAACGTCGGCTTGCGAAGGGGCAGATGGCACCTTACTTGGACATGAAAAGTATGCCCACTGGCGGCCATCACCCGACTGAATGGATTAGCCGAGAATTTAACTCTGGAACTCGGTTCATCAATGGGGACACCCTCCTCGCAAGAATTACACCTTGTTTGGAAAACGGAAAAACCGCGTTCGTCGATTTCCTGGCAGAAGACGAAATCGGCTGGGGGTCGACGGAATACATTGTGCTTCGATCTCGTCCGCCGCTGCCACTGGGGTTTTCCTACTACCTGGCGCGATCGGACGAATTTCGTACACACGCGATTAACAACATGACTGGGAGCAGTGGACGTCAACGAGTTCCAACTGATTGCTTCCATCAATTTTTGTTGTCGGTGCCTGATCAAGCAGTCTCGGATGCATTTGGAAAAACCATTGCTCCGTCGATGGAGCGAATCAAAGCTAATTGCGAAGAATCTCGAACACTTGCCGCCCTCCGCGACACACTGCTTCCCAAACTGCTGTCAGGCGAGATCCGGGTTGGTGAAGCAGAGCAGAGCTTCGCTGACAGCCTGTCAGTTGCATCTGCACCAAGTTGA
- a CDS encoding helix-turn-helix transcriptional regulator yields MAASTPKQREYPPLLTPDQAAELYAVTRRTIDRWMADGTLPADARISVGGSTRYRTAVLMDHINAQGCASDAS; encoded by the coding sequence ATGGCCGCATCTACTCCGAAGCAGCGTGAATACCCCCCGCTGCTGACCCCTGACCAAGCCGCGGAGCTGTACGCAGTGACCCGCCGCACCATCGACCGTTGGATGGCCGACGGCACGCTGCCCGCTGATGCTCGCATCAGCGTGGGCGGTAGCACCCGGTACCGCACTGCTGTGCTGATGGACCACATCAACGCACAGGGATGTGCATCCGATGCCAGCTGA
- a CDS encoding DUF4268 domain-containing protein, protein MTAKNLSRLESVDLRTIWASEPGDFTPWLAGTENIKLLGETIGMDLEVEAQERNVGPFRADILCQDTASQAWVLIENQLERTDHIHLGQLITYAAGLDAATIVWVAAKFTEEHRAALDWLNDITSDKFSFFGLEVELWRIGSSPAAPKFNLVSKPNDWTRSVTSAARNTGSLSDNQQLQLDYWSDFRELMLEKGGAVKPTKAHPWGFMDLSLGKSGIFLNAHIRLNPPVASVRVVVGTDESLAYFKLLERDKEQYEAQFGETLEWLENPGAKQKLIKIELSDADPANRDDWPRQHSWMHEKLNALHSTFSSVVKTLDPNDYVPEEK, encoded by the coding sequence ATGACAGCGAAGAACCTCAGCCGCCTTGAAAGCGTTGATCTGCGGACCATTTGGGCATCCGAACCGGGGGATTTCACACCATGGCTAGCGGGGACAGAGAATATCAAGCTCTTGGGCGAAACAATTGGAATGGATTTAGAAGTGGAGGCCCAAGAAAGAAATGTCGGGCCATTTCGAGCCGACATCTTGTGTCAGGACACAGCGAGCCAAGCGTGGGTGCTAATCGAAAACCAGCTTGAGCGAACGGATCACATTCACCTTGGGCAATTAATCACTTATGCAGCTGGGCTAGATGCGGCGACAATTGTCTGGGTCGCTGCGAAGTTCACCGAGGAGCACCGCGCTGCACTCGATTGGTTGAATGATATTACTTCGGATAAGTTCAGCTTCTTCGGGTTAGAAGTGGAATTGTGGAGAATTGGAAGTTCCCCCGCCGCGCCTAAGTTCAACTTGGTCAGCAAACCGAACGATTGGACTAGATCGGTAACATCCGCTGCAAGAAACACAGGGTCGCTGTCAGACAATCAGCAATTGCAATTGGACTACTGGTCTGATTTCCGCGAATTGATGCTTGAGAAGGGCGGAGCTGTTAAGCCCACGAAAGCACATCCTTGGGGCTTTATGGATCTCTCACTCGGAAAGTCGGGAATCTTTCTCAATGCACACATTCGGCTGAACCCGCCTGTCGCTTCTGTGCGGGTTGTGGTGGGAACCGATGAGTCGCTCGCATACTTCAAGTTGCTCGAAAGAGACAAGGAGCAGTACGAGGCACAATTTGGGGAAACACTTGAATGGCTGGAGAACCCAGGTGCGAAACAGAAACTCATCAAGATCGAGTTGTCGGATGCTGATCCAGCCAATCGCGATGACTGGCCTCGCCAACACTCGTGGATGCACGAGAAACTCAATGC
- a CDS encoding GIY-YIG nuclease family protein, with protein MSVTLDVAESARLSATYTYFIQAGLCGDIKIGISNDPEGRRRQLQTGNSERLVILAVLPGDHESYFHQKFRRHRLEGEWFQGDIVRVYLVSHQFEALKSKLGMHNAPIGCLTWFTGSLDAVGRRVVVMSLILFVLILLLLAPLMGTHQR; from the coding sequence TTGTCAGTCACCCTAGACGTGGCGGAGTCCGCCAGACTTTCGGCGACGTACACCTACTTCATACAGGCAGGGCTCTGTGGAGACATCAAGATCGGAATCAGCAACGATCCGGAAGGGCGGCGCCGCCAACTCCAAACCGGCAATTCGGAGCGATTGGTGATTTTGGCGGTGCTACCTGGTGACCACGAATCCTATTTCCACCAGAAGTTTCGGCGTCATCGACTGGAGGGCGAGTGGTTTCAGGGCGACATCGTTCGTGTTTACTTGGTGAGCCACCAATTCGAAGCACTGAAATCCAAGTTGGGAATGCACAACGCGCCCATCGGGTGCCTGACGTGGTTCACGGGTTCACTGGATGCCGTCGGGAGAAGAGTCGTCGTGATGTCGCTGATATTGTTCGTGCTGATACTTCTACTTCTGGCGCCGCTGATGGGCACGCATCAACGGTAA
- a CDS encoding DNA polymerase produces the protein MENAALEMMTEREAIQVEPNLPSQSFDPARYGIEGTLMLGTNEYRWSVWDGQPLGKYIAMDTETTLADKHEVPQLAMVSVSDGSQHYLLKPEQLPELLLQHLPNDHHLVFHHVAFDFAVIDRHLTETDASIARNWMWAAVDQHRMHDTMLLAALVTLAQHDDDRMPSLHDAVKDWCGYELEKDAFRLRFEETIGEDWHSINSGFLRYAAADAIATFQLFAKLTHAANRICRQFNLPRQFGFLTEAVQVKAAVSLDCIHRNGLHVDLDRATELKQRIDADIQQAIETMDRIDAELWHRYKKTRELKINRNSGLPRLNQTKLLEHFATIAAECQLSIPTTRTGKLSTSVNHCWCQFRDRHPLIDAYCRYTELTKLRAFFDGLQQPQIHPKYRVMVRSGRTSCSGPNIQQLPSNSPVREAIAARPGHLLFIIDYNSLELRTLATVCHQQIGFSRLRDVLIEGIDPHSYAAAMFAGVTLEEFNALPDKKQLRQRAKVFNFGLPAGFGAAALVEHAKFSYGVDLTPSDAERFIKLLTRKVYPELGLYLAEDTAAIIAKALQADVVQVRATWPQPFHLGMLRKILADNPRKSDGTPYQQRTIERVWRQLAGLCGNLAITPHIEQRNTAPDSPLRKLLHSSVTTTTGRMRGGVPFTAAKNTPFQGLAADGCKQAMWDLTKTGYRVVAFIHDEFIIELSKHDDIDRAAKDIARICSESMQPFVPGIPVPCEYALTERWHKSAEAVFDTADRLQVWQPN, from the coding sequence ATGGAAAACGCAGCTTTAGAAATGATGACTGAACGCGAGGCGATTCAGGTGGAACCCAACCTGCCGTCGCAATCGTTCGACCCAGCCCGGTATGGCATCGAGGGCACGCTGATGCTGGGCACCAACGAATATCGCTGGTCAGTTTGGGATGGACAGCCGTTGGGAAAATACATCGCGATGGACACCGAAACGACGCTAGCCGACAAGCATGAAGTACCGCAATTGGCAATGGTCAGTGTCAGCGACGGTTCACAGCATTACCTGCTGAAACCGGAACAGCTGCCCGAATTGCTGCTGCAACACCTGCCGAACGATCATCATCTGGTTTTCCATCATGTGGCATTCGATTTTGCAGTTATCGACCGACACCTAACCGAGACGGACGCGTCCATCGCACGCAACTGGATGTGGGCGGCAGTGGATCAACACCGAATGCACGACACAATGCTACTAGCTGCCCTGGTGACGCTCGCCCAGCACGACGACGACCGTATGCCGAGTCTACACGATGCGGTCAAGGATTGGTGCGGCTACGAATTGGAAAAAGACGCCTTCCGCCTGCGATTCGAAGAAACCATCGGCGAGGACTGGCATTCCATTAACTCGGGGTTCTTGCGGTACGCGGCGGCCGATGCCATCGCGACGTTTCAGCTGTTTGCGAAGCTGACGCACGCGGCAAACCGCATCTGCAGACAATTCAACCTGCCCCGGCAGTTTGGTTTTCTAACCGAGGCTGTGCAGGTGAAAGCCGCTGTCAGTTTGGACTGCATCCATCGCAATGGGCTGCACGTTGACCTGGACCGAGCAACCGAGCTGAAACAGCGAATCGATGCCGACATTCAGCAAGCTATTGAAACGATGGACAGGATCGATGCGGAACTGTGGCACCGCTACAAGAAAACGAGAGAACTGAAAATCAACCGCAATTCCGGGCTACCGCGACTGAACCAGACGAAACTCTTGGAACATTTCGCGACGATCGCAGCTGAATGTCAGCTGAGCATTCCGACGACGCGAACGGGAAAGCTATCGACTTCGGTGAACCATTGCTGGTGCCAGTTCCGTGACCGGCACCCTTTGATCGATGCGTACTGCCGCTACACCGAACTGACCAAATTAAGGGCGTTTTTCGACGGCCTGCAGCAGCCACAGATTCACCCCAAGTACCGAGTGATGGTTCGAAGTGGAAGAACAAGCTGTAGCGGCCCCAACATTCAGCAACTGCCTAGCAACAGCCCCGTACGCGAAGCGATCGCCGCTCGCCCCGGACATTTGTTGTTCATCATCGACTACAACAGCCTGGAACTGCGGACGCTGGCTACGGTTTGCCACCAACAGATCGGATTTAGCAGACTGAGGGACGTGTTGATTGAGGGCATCGACCCGCATAGCTACGCCGCGGCAATGTTTGCCGGGGTGACGCTGGAGGAATTCAACGCGTTACCCGACAAAAAGCAATTGCGGCAACGTGCAAAGGTTTTCAATTTTGGACTGCCGGCTGGGTTCGGCGCCGCCGCTTTGGTCGAGCACGCGAAATTCAGCTACGGGGTGGATCTGACGCCGTCTGATGCTGAACGGTTCATCAAGCTACTGACCCGAAAAGTCTACCCCGAGTTAGGCCTGTATCTCGCCGAGGATACTGCTGCAATCATCGCGAAAGCGTTGCAGGCAGATGTAGTGCAGGTGCGCGCCACTTGGCCGCAGCCATTCCACCTAGGGATGTTGCGGAAGATCCTTGCCGATAACCCACGCAAATCAGATGGCACTCCGTATCAGCAGCGAACCATCGAACGGGTTTGGCGGCAACTGGCAGGATTGTGCGGGAATTTAGCGATAACGCCGCACATCGAGCAGCGGAACACGGCCCCCGACTCACCGTTGCGAAAACTACTGCACAGCAGCGTCACCACAACCACCGGTCGCATGCGAGGTGGCGTGCCATTCACCGCGGCGAAAAACACTCCGTTTCAAGGATTGGCTGCCGACGGGTGCAAGCAGGCGATGTGGGATCTGACCAAGACGGGCTACCGTGTCGTGGCTTTCATTCACGACGAATTCATCATCGAACTGTCGAAACACGACGACATCGACCGAGCCGCAAAAGACATCGCCCGAATCTGCAGCGAATCGATGCAACCGTTTGTACCGGGCATCCCCGTTCCCTGCGAATACGCACTGACCGAACGATGGCACAAGAGTGCCGAAGCTGTTTTTGACACCGCTGACCGCCTTCAAGTGTGGCAGCCCAATTGA